A single genomic interval of uncultured Desulfobulbus sp. harbors:
- the secA gene encoding preprotein translocase subunit SecA has translation MLGKVLAKTFGSKNDRMIKRYRKMVKTINALEPSIEPLSDEELTAKTAEFKERYAQGETLDDLLPEAFAVVREAAKRVLGERHYDVQLIGGIVLHQGKIAEMKTGEGKTLTSTAPVYLNALSGKGVHVVTVNDYLARRDVEWMGQVYRFLGMTTGCILHELNDEERRQAYGADITYGTNNEFGFDYLRDNMKFSLEDYCQRGFNYAIVDEVDSILIDEARTPLIISGPADQTTDLYQKVNGIMRHFKAEDHYTKDEKSRQVMLTDDGVGMAEELLELDNLYDPRNINYLHHVNQALKAHFVFQRDVDYIVRNGAVVIVDEFTGRTMEGRRYSDGLHQALEAKEGVKIEKENQTLASITFQNYFRMYDKLSGMTGTADTEAPEFKKIYNLDVVIIPTHQKMIRKDYADLIYKNQAAKYRNIVREIKELNEKGQPILVGTISIDVSEKISKMLAKEGIAHDVLNAKQHEREADIIAQAGQKGRVTIATNMAGRGTDIKLGEGVREIGGLHILGTGRHESRRIDNQLRGRSGRQGDPGSSRFYLSLEDDLLRIFGSDRLSSIMDKLGMEEDEPIEHSMVTRAIENAQRKVEGHNFDIRKHLLEYDDVMNKQREVVYSQRREVLEGDNIQPTIDDFISDLVVQVADELAPNRENAEEWEWDTIEERVGQLFNLKLDWPQEERVELSHGNFVEKLQESVQQAYRAQEERNGSAQMRQLERMVMLQIVDGLWKEHLLQMDHLKEGIGLRGYGQKNPLLEYKREGYELFATMIEAIKQHTIANLMRIQLVQDEELARLEEERRQQREREMAEMKRLSASEPAEQDRKPVQRAEDKIGRNAPCPCGSGKKYKKCCGQAA, from the coding sequence GCTCGGAAAAGTACTGGCAAAAACCTTTGGTAGCAAAAATGACCGCATGATCAAGCGGTATCGCAAAATGGTCAAGACGATCAATGCACTGGAACCCTCGATCGAGCCGCTGAGCGATGAGGAACTCACCGCGAAAACCGCTGAATTCAAGGAGCGTTACGCCCAGGGCGAGACACTTGACGATCTGTTGCCAGAGGCCTTTGCCGTGGTCCGTGAGGCGGCAAAACGCGTCCTCGGTGAGCGGCATTACGATGTTCAGCTCATCGGCGGCATCGTCCTTCATCAGGGCAAAATTGCCGAGATGAAAACCGGTGAGGGCAAAACCCTGACCTCGACCGCACCGGTCTATCTCAATGCCCTCTCCGGCAAGGGAGTGCACGTGGTTACGGTGAACGACTACCTGGCCCGCCGCGACGTCGAGTGGATGGGGCAGGTCTATCGCTTTCTCGGAATGACCACCGGCTGTATTCTCCACGAGCTCAACGATGAGGAGCGGCGCCAGGCCTACGGAGCGGATATCACCTACGGCACCAACAACGAGTTCGGCTTCGACTACCTGCGCGACAACATGAAGTTTTCCCTGGAAGACTACTGCCAGCGCGGCTTCAACTACGCCATTGTCGACGAGGTCGACTCGATTTTGATCGATGAGGCGCGCACACCGCTGATCATTTCCGGTCCGGCCGATCAAACCACCGACCTCTACCAGAAGGTCAATGGGATCATGCGCCATTTCAAGGCGGAAGATCACTACACCAAGGACGAAAAGTCCCGCCAGGTCATGCTCACCGACGACGGCGTGGGCATGGCCGAGGAACTGCTGGAACTGGATAACCTTTACGACCCGCGCAACATCAACTATCTCCACCATGTCAACCAGGCGCTCAAGGCTCATTTCGTGTTCCAGCGGGATGTGGACTACATCGTGCGCAACGGGGCGGTGGTCATTGTCGACGAGTTCACCGGTCGAACCATGGAAGGACGCCGCTACTCCGACGGACTGCACCAGGCGCTGGAAGCCAAGGAAGGGGTCAAGATCGAGAAGGAGAACCAGACCCTGGCCTCGATCACCTTTCAGAATTATTTTCGCATGTACGACAAACTCTCTGGCATGACCGGTACCGCCGATACCGAGGCGCCGGAGTTCAAAAAAATCTACAATCTCGATGTGGTCATCATTCCCACCCATCAGAAGATGATCCGCAAGGACTATGCGGACCTGATCTATAAGAACCAGGCTGCCAAGTATCGTAACATCGTCCGCGAAATCAAGGAGCTCAACGAGAAGGGGCAACCGATTCTCGTGGGAACGATCTCCATCGATGTTTCGGAGAAGATCTCGAAAATGCTGGCCAAGGAAGGCATTGCCCATGACGTGCTCAATGCCAAGCAGCATGAGCGCGAAGCGGATATCATCGCCCAGGCCGGACAGAAGGGGAGAGTGACCATCGCCACCAACATGGCCGGCCGTGGTACCGATATCAAGCTCGGGGAGGGGGTGCGTGAGATCGGCGGTCTGCATATTCTCGGAACCGGCCGCCATGAGAGCCGTCGCATCGACAACCAGTTGCGTGGCCGATCAGGCCGCCAGGGCGACCCCGGTTCTTCCCGCTTTTATCTCTCCCTTGAGGACGATCTGCTGCGCATCTTCGGATCGGACCGGCTCAGTTCCATCATGGACAAGCTGGGCATGGAGGAGGATGAGCCCATCGAGCACTCCATGGTCACCCGGGCGATCGAAAACGCCCAGCGCAAGGTTGAAGGCCATAACTTCGATATTCGTAAACACCTGCTCGAGTATGACGATGTCATGAACAAGCAGCGCGAGGTGGTCTACAGCCAGCGCCGCGAAGTGTTGGAAGGCGACAACATTCAACCGACAATCGATGACTTCATCAGTGACCTGGTCGTGCAGGTGGCCGATGAGCTCGCTCCCAACCGTGAAAATGCCGAGGAGTGGGAATGGGACACCATTGAAGAGCGGGTTGGGCAGCTGTTCAATCTCAAGCTCGATTGGCCGCAAGAAGAGCGGGTCGAGCTTTCCCACGGGAACTTTGTCGAAAAATTGCAGGAATCGGTCCAGCAGGCCTATCGGGCGCAGGAAGAACGCAACGGCAGTGCCCAGATGCGGCAGCTGGAACGCATGGTCATGCTGCAGATCGTCGATGGACTGTGGAAGGAGCATCTGCTGCAGATGGATCACCTCAAGGAGGGCATCGGCCTCAGAGGGTATGGTCAGAAAAATCCGTTGCTTGAGTACAAACGCGAGGGCTACGAGCTGTTTGCTACCATGATCGAGGCCATCAAGCAGCATACCATTGCCAACCTGATGCGGATTCAGTTGGTGCAGGACGAGGAACTCGCCCGCCTGGAGGAGGAACGTCGTCAGCAGCGTGAGCGGGAGATGGCGGAGATGAAGCGGCTGAGTGCCTCGGAACCTGCCGAACAGGATCGCAAACCGGTGCAACGTGCCGAAGACAAAATCGGGCGCAATGCCCCCTGTCCCTGCGGTTCTGGCAAAAAATACAAAAAATGCTGCGGCCAGGCGGCCTGA
- a CDS encoding YfcE family phosphodiesterase, with product MKILLISDIHGNYPALAAVSAAVNTLDYSHILNCGDSLVYAPFPNQTIDWLRTNKVFSIRGNTDDRVIKLLKGKGFKKPSKAEKRIMYTSTAEALTAENRAFMLELKKKKLLRLGHAFIGLYHGSPANHEELLFDDTPEKRLKELAKETSCEIIVTGHSHTPYHRYVGGVHFINPGSVGRMFDGSPEASYAILQIKKGKIEVSHYRCPYDVDAVVQGITDSGLPEIYGEMFRAGKKFN from the coding sequence ATGAAGATTTTGCTCATCAGCGACATCCACGGTAACTACCCCGCTTTGGCGGCGGTCAGTGCGGCCGTCAACACTCTTGACTACAGCCATATCCTCAACTGCGGCGACAGCCTGGTCTATGCCCCGTTTCCCAACCAGACCATTGACTGGTTGCGGACAAACAAGGTCTTCTCCATTCGCGGCAACACCGATGACCGGGTAATCAAACTGCTCAAGGGCAAAGGATTCAAGAAACCGTCAAAGGCGGAAAAGCGGATCATGTACACCAGCACCGCCGAAGCGTTGACTGCGGAAAATAGGGCCTTCATGCTTGAGCTAAAAAAAAAGAAGCTGCTGCGGCTTGGCCACGCCTTTATCGGCCTCTATCATGGCAGCCCGGCCAACCACGAAGAACTCCTCTTTGATGACACTCCGGAAAAACGTCTCAAGGAACTCGCCAAGGAAACCAGCTGTGAAATCATCGTCACCGGTCACTCCCATACGCCCTATCATCGCTACGTGGGCGGGGTCCATTTCATCAACCCCGGTTCGGTCGGCCGCATGTTCGACGGCTCACCCGAGGCCTCCTATGCCATCCTGCAAATAAAAAAGGGCAAGATAGAGGTCAGCCACTATCGTTGCCCGTATGATGTGGACGCCGTGGTTCAGGGAATCACCGACAGCGGGCTCCCCGAAATCTACGGCGAAATGTTCCGTGCCGGGAAAAAATTCAACTAA